The proteins below come from a single Saimiri boliviensis isolate mSaiBol1 chromosome 16, mSaiBol1.pri, whole genome shotgun sequence genomic window:
- the MTIF3 gene encoding translation initiation factor IF-3, mitochondrial, with the protein MAALSLRRLTLQAIKSEKSCIRCLGKHIVQKTAPAPSTPAASAPRFSFLVHAKAFSTAEDTQNEGKSKKKNGTAFSSTGRKISQRIIHVFDEKGNDLGNMHRADVIKLMEKEKLRLVQRNASTEPAQYQLMTGVQIHQERLRLREMGKAHPKTGPTLTKELTFSSNIGQNDLETKTKHIQEWIKKQHQVRITIKKGKNVDESENKGEDIFHQILQTMPGIATFSSRPQAVQGGKALICVLRPLSKKEEKAHKETQEIQERDTLSTDHGNDKESNILHQQF; encoded by the exons ATGGCTGCTCTTTCACTAAGGAGGTTAACACTACAAGCCATAAAGTCTGAAAAGAGTTGCATTAGATGTCTTGGTAAACACATTGTGCAGAAGACAGCACCAGCACCGTCGACCCCTGCTGCTTCTGCCCCAAGATTCTCCTTCCTAGTTCATGCAAAAGCCTTTAGTACCGCTGAAGACACccagaatgaaggaaaaagcaaaaaaaaaaatggcacagcTTTTAGTAGCACTGGAAGAAAAATCAGTCAGCGAATTATTCACGTGTTTGATGAGAAGGGCAATGATTTGGGAAACATGCACCGAGCAGATGTGATTAAACTCATGGAGAAGGAAAAGCTCCGGCTGGTTCAAAGGAACGCCAGCACAGAGCCTGCCCAGTACCAGCTCATGACAGGGGTGCAGATCCACCAGGAACGGCTGAGGCTGAGGGAGATGGGGAAGGCTCACCCCAAAACTG GACCAACCCTGACAAAGGAACTgactttttcttcaaatattggaCAAAATGATTTGGAAACAAAGACTAAACACATTCAGGAGTGGATTAAGAAGCAACACCAAGTTCGGATTActataaaaaaagggaaaaatgtagACGAGTCAGAAAATAAAGGG gaggatatttttcatcaaatacTCCAGACTATGCCTGGAATAGCTACATTCTCATCTAGGCCACAAGCTGTTCAAGGAGGAAAAGCCTTAATATGCGTTCTTCGTCCTTTGagcaagaaggaagagaaggcacATAAAGAAACTCAAGAAATCCAGGAAAGAGATACTTTGAGCACAGACCACGGAAATGATAAGGAATCAAATATTCTGCATCAgcaattttaa
- the GTF3A gene encoding transcription factor IIIA, producing MRKLRRSLEIVTPNEDEKAPGRWIDGNGREGRGPRRGLLAHARVPGAGAAAAPTRGVAWCPSALPEVCRRRAEVPRGAVGRRRRFPARGSPRGSAPCPGRGGAGDLDPPAVVAESVLSLTVADAFIAAGESSAPTPPHPALPRRFICSFPDCSANYNKAWKLDAHLCKHTGERPFVCEYEGCGKAFIRDYHLSRHVLIHTGEKPFVCTANGCDQKFNTKSNLKKHFERKHENQQKQYVCNFEGCKKTFKKHQQLKIHQCQHTSEPLFKCTQEGCGKHFASPSKLKRHAKAHEGYVCQKGCCFVAKTWTELLKHVRETHKEEILCEICRKTFKRKDYLKQHMKTHAPERDVCRCPREGCGRTYTTVFNLQSHILSFHEERRPFVCEHAGCGRAFAMKQSLTRHAVVHDPDKKKMNLQVKKSREKRSLASRLSGYIPPKRKQEQGLSLCQNGESPNRVEEKVLSTVAVLSLS from the exons GGCGGGAGGGGCGCGGGCCGCGGCGGGGCCTCCTGGCGCATGCGCGAGTTCCCGGAGCAGGCGCAGCCGCAGCGCCGACGAGGGGCGTGGCCTGGTGCCCGAGTGCGCTCCCGGAAGTGTGCCGGCGTCGCGCTGAGGTTCCGCGGGGAGCAGTGGGCCGGCGGCGCCGGTTCCCGGCACGTGGCTCGCCACGTGGGAGCGCGCCGTGCCCGGGGCGTGGAGGCGCCGGCGACCTGGATCCGCCGGCCGTGGTCGCCGAGTCGGTGTTGTCCCTGACCGTCGCCGACGCGTTCATCGCAGCTGGCGAGAGCTCAGCTCCGACCCCGCCGCACCCCGCGCTTCCCAGGAGGTTCATCTGCTCCTTCCCCGACTGCAGCGCCAATTACAACAAGGCCTGGAAGCTTGACGCGCACCTGTGCAAGCACACGGGGGAG aGACCATTTGTTTGTGAGTATGAAGGGTGTGGCAAGGCCTTCATCAGGGACTACCATCTGAGCCGCCACGTCCTgattcacactggagaaaagccATTTGT CTGTACAGCTAATGGCTGTGATCAAAAATTCAACACAAAATCAAACTTGAAGAAACATTTTGAACGCAAAcatgaaaatcaacaaaaacaatatGTA TGCAATTTTGAAGGTTGTAAGAAGACCTTTAAGAAACATCAGCAGCTGAAAATCCATCAGTGCCAGCATACCAGTGAGCCTCTATTCAA GTGTACCCAGGAAGGATGTGGGAAACACTTTGCCTCACCCAGCAAGCTGAAACGACATGCCAAGGCCCATGAGG gctATGTATGTCAAAAAGGATGTTGCTTTGTGGCAAAAACATGGACAGAACTTCTGAAACATGTGAGAGAAACCCATAAAG AGGAAATACTATGTGAAATATGCCGGAAAACATTTAAACGCAAAGATTACCTTAAGCAGCACATGAAAACTCATGCCCCAGAAAGGGATGTGTGTCGCTGTCCAAGAGAAGGCTGTGGAAGAACGTACACAACTGTGTTTAATCTCCAAAGCCATATCCTCTCCTTCCATGAGGAAAGACGCCCTTTTGTGTGTGAACATGCTGGCTGTGGCAGAGCATTTGCAATGAAA CAAAGTCTCACTAGGCATGCTGTTGTACATGATCCTGacaagaagaaaatgaacctCCAA GTAAAAAAATCTCGTGAAAAACGGAGTTTGGCCTCTCGTCTCAGTGGATATATCCCTCCCAAAAGGAAACAAGAGCAAGGCTTATCTTTGTGTCAAAACGGAGAGTCACCCAACCGTGTGGAAGAAAAGGTGCTCTCGACAGTTGCGGTACTTAGCCTCAGTTAA